Proteins found in one Hirundo rustica isolate bHirRus1 chromosome 9, bHirRus1.pri.v3, whole genome shotgun sequence genomic segment:
- the DR1 gene encoding protein Dr1 has translation MASSSGNDDDLTIPRAAINKMIKETLPNVRVANDARELVVNCCTEFIHLISSEANEICNKSEKKTISPEHVIQALESLGFGSYISEVKEVLQECKTVALKRRKASSRLENLGIPEEELLRQQQELFAQARQQQAELAQQEWLQMQQAAQQAQLAAASASASNQAGSSQDEDDEDDI, from the exons ATGGCCTCGTCGTCCGGCAACGACGACGACCTCAccatccccagggctgccatCAACAAGATGATCAAAGAGACGCTGCCCAACGTCCGCGTGGCGAACGACGCCCGGGAGCTGGTGGTCAACTGCTGCACTGAATTCATCCACCTCATCTCCTCCGAGGCCAACGAGATCTGCAACAAATCGGAGAAGAAAACTATCTCCCCGGAGCATGTCATACAAG CACTAGAAAGTTTGGGCTTTGGCTCCTATATCAGTGAAGTAAAAGAAGTCTTACAAGAATGCAAAACAGTAGCACTAAAGAGAAGAAAGGCCAGTTCACGCTTGGAGAACCTCGGCATTCCGGAAGAAGAGCTACTAAGGCAGCAACAGGAATTATTTGCACAA GCTAGACAACAGCAAGCAGAACTGGCACAGCAGGAATGGCTACAGATGCAACAAGCAGCTCAGCAGGCACAGCTCGCTGCTGCCTCAGCCAGTGCATCCAATCAGGCAGGATCTTCTCaggatgaagatgatgaagatgatATCTGA